One segment of Gordonia terrae DNA contains the following:
- a CDS encoding DNA repair helicase XPB: protein MTDGPLIVQSDKTLLLEVDHPDAAAARAAIAPFAELERAPEHVHTYRVTPLALWNARAAGHDAEQVVDALVTYSRYAVPQPLLMDVVDTMGRFGRLQLVKHPAHGLTLVSLDQAVLIEVMRNKKVAPMLGARIDDDTVIVHPSERGRLKQVLLKVGWPAEDLAGYVDGEAHAIELAQDDWQLRDYQEMAADSFWAGGSGVVVLPCGAGKTMVGAAAMAKAGATTLILVTNTVAGRQWKRELIARTSLTEEEIGEYSGERKEIRPVTIATYQVMTRKSKGEYRNLDLFDSRDWGLIIYDEVHLLPAPVFRMTADLQSRRRLGLTATLVREDGREGDVFSLIGPKRYDAPWKDIEAQGWIAPADCVEVRVTLTDEERLQYAVAEPEEKYKLCSTAHTKVNVVKAILDKHRGQQTLIIGAYIDQLEELGRELDSPVIQGSTKNKEREVLFDRFRSGELQTLVVSKVANFSIDLPEASVAVQVSGTFGSRQEEAQRLGRLLRPKRDGGQAHFYSVVSRDTLDADYAAHRQRFLAEQGYAYRITDADDLLGPTIGDSTSAD, encoded by the coding sequence GTGACCGATGGACCCCTGATCGTGCAATCCGACAAAACGCTGCTGCTCGAGGTGGATCACCCCGACGCCGCGGCGGCACGCGCGGCGATCGCACCCTTCGCCGAACTCGAACGTGCCCCCGAGCACGTCCACACCTACCGCGTCACCCCGCTCGCGTTGTGGAACGCCCGAGCCGCAGGTCACGATGCCGAACAGGTCGTCGACGCGCTCGTGACGTACTCGCGCTACGCGGTGCCCCAGCCGCTGCTGATGGACGTCGTGGACACGATGGGGCGGTTCGGCCGACTGCAGCTGGTGAAGCATCCGGCACACGGCCTCACCCTCGTCAGCCTCGACCAGGCCGTCCTCATCGAGGTGATGCGCAACAAGAAGGTCGCGCCGATGCTGGGCGCCCGCATCGACGACGACACCGTCATCGTGCATCCGTCCGAGCGCGGCCGGCTCAAGCAGGTTCTGTTGAAGGTCGGCTGGCCCGCCGAGGACCTCGCCGGGTACGTCGACGGTGAGGCGCACGCCATCGAGCTCGCCCAGGACGACTGGCAGCTGCGCGACTATCAGGAGATGGCGGCCGACTCGTTCTGGGCCGGCGGCTCGGGCGTGGTTGTCCTCCCCTGCGGTGCGGGCAAGACGATGGTCGGCGCGGCCGCGATGGCCAAGGCCGGCGCGACGACTCTGATCCTGGTGACCAACACGGTCGCCGGACGCCAGTGGAAACGCGAACTCATCGCGCGCACCTCCCTCACCGAGGAGGAGATCGGCGAGTACTCGGGTGAGCGCAAGGAGATCCGACCGGTCACGATCGCGACCTACCAGGTGATGACGCGGAAGTCGAAGGGCGAGTACCGCAATCTCGACCTGTTCGATTCGCGCGACTGGGGTCTGATCATCTACGACGAGGTCCACCTGCTCCCCGCCCCCGTCTTCCGGATGACGGCCGACCTGCAGTCGCGTCGTCGACTCGGCCTCACCGCGACCCTGGTCCGCGAGGACGGCCGCGAGGGGGACGTCTTCAGCCTCATCGGCCCCAAGCGGTACGACGCGCCCTGGAAGGACATCGAGGCCCAGGGGTGGATCGCCCCGGCCGACTGCGTCGAGGTCCGGGTGACCCTGACCGACGAGGAACGTCTGCAGTACGCGGTCGCCGAGCCGGAGGAGAAGTACAAGCTCTGCTCGACCGCGCACACCAAGGTCAACGTGGTCAAGGCGATCCTCGACAAGCACCGCGGTCAGCAGACCCTGATCATCGGCGCCTACATCGATCAGCTCGAGGAACTCGGTCGCGAACTCGACTCCCCGGTGATCCAGGGTTCGACGAAGAACAAGGAGCGCGAGGTGCTGTTCGACCGGTTCCGTTCCGGCGAGCTGCAGACCCTCGTGGTGTCGAAGGTGGCGAACTTCTCCATCGACCTCCCCGAGGCCTCGGTCGCGGTTCAGGTGTCGGGGACGTTCGGTTCCCGCCAGGAGGAGGCGCAGCGCCTCGGCCGGCTGCTACGCCCGAAACGTGATGGCGGGCAAGCACACTTCTACTCGGTGGTGTCCCGCGACACCCTCGACGCCGACTACGCGGCGCACCGCCAGCGGTTCCTGGCCGAGCAGGGTTACGCCTACCGCATCACCGACGCCGACGACCTTCTCGGCCCGACGATCGGTGACTCCACCTCCGCGGACTGA
- a CDS encoding oxygenase MpaB family protein has translation MTAAREIPAGEPPGGVADTYQHDLVTRMKPSRRRPRVTRPADLVTAIGPSLAGANVIMQLANPKVGYGVHESRVPSGNAIKRPIKRGRTTGTFLAVALMGTDADKAYIHDAVGHIHDQVYSTATSPVRYSANDSRLQLWVAVCLLKYFIDQYELLYGPLSAEEKQMVLTESHPLGTALNVPRDRWPKTYDDLLVYWNTELTALRIDDPVREELRSLADLSFLEYRVGALGTLAHITIGPSLAYAIKAGLPPEFREMMRWRWSDRDERRYQRALAGFRLVDPLVAPVLRGIFRLNLVDLRVRRKLGIPVF, from the coding sequence ATGACCGCGGCTCGCGAGATCCCCGCAGGAGAACCCCCCGGTGGCGTCGCCGACACCTATCAGCACGACCTCGTCACCCGGATGAAACCCTCGCGCAGACGCCCCCGGGTGACACGACCGGCCGACCTCGTCACGGCCATCGGGCCTTCCCTCGCCGGCGCGAACGTGATCATGCAGCTCGCCAACCCGAAGGTCGGTTACGGCGTCCACGAGAGCCGCGTGCCGTCGGGCAACGCGATCAAGCGGCCCATCAAACGAGGCCGCACGACGGGGACGTTCCTCGCCGTCGCACTCATGGGCACCGACGCCGACAAGGCCTACATCCACGACGCCGTCGGCCACATCCACGACCAGGTGTACTCGACCGCAACGAGTCCCGTCCGCTACAGCGCGAACGACTCACGCCTACAGCTGTGGGTCGCGGTGTGCCTGCTCAAGTACTTCATCGACCAGTACGAACTGCTCTACGGCCCCCTGAGCGCCGAGGAGAAGCAGATGGTGCTCACCGAGTCGCACCCGTTGGGCACCGCGCTCAACGTGCCGCGGGACAGATGGCCGAAGACCTACGACGATCTGCTCGTCTACTGGAACACCGAGCTGACCGCGCTGCGCATCGACGACCCGGTCCGTGAGGAACTCCGCAGCCTCGCCGACCTGTCGTTCCTGGAGTACCGGGTCGGCGCGCTGGGAACCCTCGCGCACATCACGATCGGCCCCTCACTCGCCTACGCGATCAAAGCCGGGCTACCGCCGGAGTTCCGCGAGATGATGCGGTGGCGGTGGTCCGACCGCGACGAGCGCCGGTACCAGCGGGCGCTCGCCGGCTTCCGACTCGTCGACCCCCTGGTGGCGCCCGTGCTGCGCGGGATCTTCCGGCTCAACCTGGTGGATCTGCGGGTCCGACGCAAGCTCGGCATCCCCGTCTTCTGA
- a CDS encoding helicase-associated domain-containing protein, giving the protein MSSDDQHTGLADELAARSDDALTELLVERPDLASPTPSGTRVLAQRALSAASLSLAGEDLDVLAVAVLEVVSARHSRSPDKKKRPSVTTVVKALSGRADADSVRARIDLLRRRAVLWGDDSSLCAGEHLESAMPWKARHLTGPLVGRSGEEIAAMIAGLDERPLGLLQTLARGPALGRSRDAAPDADPESPVARLISSGLLARVDSQTVELPPMVGAVLRDEPPWHTDILTPPPLHESGAKPRFGAKAVDAAAGGEALELIRHLTQLITVLGATPAAVLRSGALGVRELRRLAKLTGLETQRVAFLIELAAYLRLIDAGFPEPAPPNDSGEQSFAPTSTADTWLHQPRERQWLALADAWLHMPRRAWQVGEPDRDGNALATLAADLHDAYAPVQRQLILSTLADAGTAVGVPADTVLANLHWHRPRQIRRFSRRVVAETLREARELGLVAHDALTTVGRAYTVEESPATDPADVDAAVLAAMRKALPEPVDHFLTQADLTLTVPGPMTSELAEQVELVADLESGGAASVYRVSPESVRRALDAGRSSNELLSMFTTHSRTPVPQSLTYLIEDVARRHGQLRVGVASAFIRCEDPTVLAAVLRSAAAEPLALRALAPTVAVSPSEVRDVIDQLRAAGFAPAGEDSSGALVDLRERGSRVTVSRARRQSQPRRNAPSEDQLRSVVNRIRSTDRAAAATPVRGAATTTPVRATGGGESATALIQLALRANRRLRVGYVDAQGSASRHVVTPKILGAGQLVAVEEGSDDEQRFSLHRLTSVELLDA; this is encoded by the coding sequence ATGAGTTCGGATGACCAGCACACCGGCCTGGCCGATGAGTTGGCCGCGCGTTCCGACGACGCACTGACCGAGCTCCTCGTCGAACGCCCCGATCTCGCCTCACCGACACCGTCGGGTACCCGAGTGCTCGCGCAGCGGGCGTTGTCGGCGGCGTCGCTGTCCCTGGCGGGCGAGGATCTCGACGTCCTCGCCGTCGCGGTGCTCGAGGTGGTCAGCGCGCGCCACAGCCGTAGTCCGGACAAGAAGAAGCGACCGTCGGTCACGACGGTGGTCAAGGCCTTGTCCGGACGGGCCGATGCCGACTCCGTACGTGCCCGGATCGATCTCCTCCGTCGACGCGCGGTGCTGTGGGGCGATGACTCCTCCCTGTGCGCCGGCGAGCACCTCGAATCCGCGATGCCATGGAAGGCGCGGCATCTCACCGGACCTCTCGTCGGCCGGTCCGGGGAGGAGATCGCGGCGATGATCGCCGGTCTCGACGAACGCCCTCTCGGTCTGCTGCAGACGCTGGCACGCGGACCGGCCTTGGGCCGCAGCCGCGATGCGGCACCCGACGCCGATCCGGAGTCCCCGGTCGCGCGCCTCATCTCGTCGGGCCTGCTGGCCCGCGTCGACAGTCAGACCGTCGAGCTCCCACCGATGGTCGGCGCCGTGCTTCGCGACGAACCGCCTTGGCACACAGATATTCTCACGCCACCGCCGTTACACGAGTCCGGCGCCAAACCCCGTTTCGGGGCCAAGGCGGTCGACGCCGCCGCAGGGGGTGAGGCACTCGAACTCATCCGTCATCTCACCCAGCTGATCACGGTCCTCGGGGCGACCCCGGCGGCGGTGCTCCGCTCGGGCGCGCTCGGCGTGCGCGAACTGCGGCGCCTGGCGAAGCTGACCGGCCTCGAGACTCAACGGGTCGCGTTCCTGATCGAGCTCGCCGCCTACCTCCGGCTCATCGACGCCGGCTTCCCGGAACCCGCGCCGCCCAACGATTCCGGCGAGCAGTCCTTCGCACCCACCTCCACCGCCGACACCTGGCTGCACCAACCGCGGGAACGTCAGTGGCTCGCGCTGGCAGATGCCTGGCTGCACATGCCGCGCCGGGCCTGGCAGGTCGGCGAACCCGACCGGGACGGCAACGCGTTGGCCACCCTGGCCGCCGACCTGCACGATGCGTACGCGCCCGTGCAACGTCAGCTCATCCTGTCCACGCTCGCCGACGCCGGCACCGCGGTCGGGGTACCCGCCGACACGGTCCTCGCGAACCTGCACTGGCACCGTCCCCGCCAGATCCGACGTTTCAGTCGCCGCGTCGTCGCCGAAACACTCCGTGAGGCAAGGGAGTTGGGTCTCGTCGCGCACGACGCCCTGACCACCGTCGGCCGCGCGTACACCGTCGAGGAATCACCGGCCACCGACCCCGCCGATGTCGACGCGGCGGTGCTCGCCGCGATGCGCAAGGCGTTGCCCGAACCGGTGGATCACTTCCTGACGCAGGCCGATCTGACGCTGACCGTCCCCGGCCCGATGACCTCGGAGCTCGCGGAACAGGTCGAACTCGTCGCCGATCTGGAGTCGGGCGGCGCGGCCTCGGTGTATCGGGTCTCGCCGGAGAGCGTGCGCCGGGCATTGGACGCGGGCCGCAGCAGCAACGAGCTGTTGTCGATGTTCACGACGCATTCGAGAACCCCGGTGCCGCAATCCCTCACGTATCTCATCGAGGACGTGGCCCGCAGACACGGCCAGTTGCGGGTGGGCGTGGCGTCCGCGTTCATCCGATGTGAGGACCCGACGGTGCTGGCCGCCGTGCTGCGCAGCGCGGCTGCCGAGCCACTCGCGTTGCGCGCGTTGGCGCCGACGGTCGCGGTGTCGCCATCAGAGGTGCGCGACGTCATCGACCAGTTGCGAGCGGCGGGATTCGCTCCGGCGGGCGAGGATTCGTCGGGCGCCCTGGTCGATCTGCGCGAGCGGGGCAGTCGGGTCACGGTGTCGCGGGCGCGGCGACAGAGCCAGCCGCGCCGAAATGCGCCGTCCGAGGACCAACTACGGTCGGTGGTCAACCGGATCCGCTCGACCGACCGGGCGGCCGCCGCCACCCCGGTTCGCGGCGCGGCCACGACGACCCCGGTTCGGGCCACCGGCGGGGGCGAATCCGCGACCGCGCTCATCCAGCTCGCCCTGCGTGCCAACCGCAGGCTGCGCGTCGGGTACGTCGACGCCCAGGGCTCGGCGAGCCGGCACGTGGTGACGCCGAAGATCCTCGGCGCGGGTCAACTCGTGGCCGTCGAGGAGGGCAGCGACGACGAGCAGCGCTTCTCGCTCCATCGACTCACCAGCGTCGAACTGCTCGACGCCTGA
- the allB gene encoding allantoinase AllB — MTSESGDQAPVSDTPFDLVVRGEQTLTTAGIVAREIGIRDGRVVAIEPLGSGLVGAEVIELADDQVMIPGLVDTHVHVNEPGRTEWEGFDSATRAAAAGGVTTLIDMPLNSIPPTVNVDALAEKRAAAQGKTHIDVGFWGGAIPGNEDDLRGLHDAGVFGFKCFLLHSGVDEFPHLTADEMEADMAKLAEFDSLMIVHAEDSRAIDKAPSPEGDEYGRFLASRPRGAENLAIAEVIERARWTGVRAHVLHLSSSDALPMLASAKRDGVKITVETCPHYLTLLAEEVPNGATAFKCCPPIREAGNRELLWEGLLAGTIDCIVSDHSPSTVDLKDPENGDFGVAWGGVASLQLGLSLIWSEAKKRGIDLPQVIEWMASKPADLAGLPTKGRIALGCDADFAIFEPESAQIVDVNRLHHKNPVSPYDGRALAGVVTGTWVRGQRVDFETARGRMLRRGDV; from the coding sequence ATGACCTCAGAATCCGGTGACCAGGCCCCCGTCTCCGACACCCCGTTCGACCTGGTCGTGCGTGGCGAACAGACGCTGACGACGGCGGGCATCGTCGCGCGTGAGATCGGCATCCGCGACGGTCGGGTCGTCGCCATCGAACCGCTCGGGAGCGGACTCGTGGGCGCCGAGGTCATCGAACTCGCCGACGACCAGGTGATGATCCCCGGACTGGTGGACACCCACGTACACGTCAACGAGCCCGGCCGCACCGAATGGGAGGGCTTCGACTCGGCCACCCGCGCGGCCGCCGCCGGTGGCGTCACCACGCTCATCGACATGCCGCTGAACTCGATACCGCCCACCGTGAACGTCGACGCACTGGCCGAGAAGCGCGCTGCGGCGCAGGGCAAGACGCACATCGACGTCGGTTTCTGGGGCGGCGCCATCCCCGGCAACGAGGACGACCTGCGGGGACTGCACGACGCCGGCGTCTTCGGCTTCAAATGCTTCCTGCTGCACTCGGGAGTGGACGAGTTCCCACACCTGACGGCCGACGAGATGGAAGCCGACATGGCCAAGCTGGCCGAGTTCGACTCGCTGATGATCGTGCACGCCGAGGACTCCCGCGCCATCGACAAGGCTCCGTCACCCGAAGGTGACGAGTACGGACGTTTCCTCGCCTCGCGGCCGCGCGGGGCCGAGAACCTGGCCATCGCCGAGGTGATCGAGCGCGCACGCTGGACCGGGGTCCGCGCCCACGTGCTCCACCTGTCGTCGTCGGACGCCCTGCCGATGCTGGCCAGCGCGAAGCGCGACGGGGTGAAGATCACCGTCGAGACCTGCCCGCACTACCTCACCCTGCTGGCCGAGGAGGTGCCCAACGGTGCGACCGCCTTCAAGTGCTGCCCGCCGATCCGGGAGGCCGGCAACCGTGAGTTGCTGTGGGAGGGACTGCTGGCCGGCACGATCGACTGCATCGTCTCCGACCACTCGCCGTCGACCGTCGACCTCAAGGACCCCGAGAACGGGGACTTCGGGGTCGCGTGGGGCGGCGTCGCCTCGCTGCAGCTCGGACTCTCGCTCATCTGGTCCGAGGCCAAGAAGCGCGGCATCGACCTCCCGCAGGTCATCGAGTGGATGGCGTCGAAGCCCGCCGACCTCGCCGGCCTGCCGACCAAGGGCCGCATCGCCCTCGGTTGCGACGCCGACTTCGCCATTTTCGAGCCGGAGTCCGCACAGATCGTCGACGTCAACCGGCTCCACCACAAGAACCCGGTGAGCCCGTACGACGGTCGTGCGCTTGCCGGTGTGGTGACGGGCACCTGGGTTCGCGGACAGCGGGTGGACTTCGAGACCGCCCGGGGCCGCATGCTCCGCCGCGGCGACGTCTAG
- a CDS encoding NCS1 family nucleobase:cation symporter-1, whose product MSTEQHTVPVGEDVSGTTGVVPDGLSPKLYNDDLAPTSRVGRRWSSYNIFTLWANDVHSLGNYAFAIGLFALGLGGWQILTALVLGGVFLFLLLNLSGFMGEKTGVPFPVMSRISFGIRGAQIPALIRGGVAIAWFGIQTYLASVVLRIMLVALFPGAADLDTNRFLGLSTLGWIAFVSLWVIQVIIVSYGMEMIRRYEAFAGPVILITMVSLAIWMLSNADWTIAWSTPDSLTGVDMWLQIIGGASLWVAIYGTFVLNFCDFTRNAESRKAIVGGNFWGIPLNMLLFGGIVVVLAGAQFRINGTVIESPADIVQTVPNTFLLVLACLALLILTVAVNLMANFVAPIYALSNLFPRHLDFRRAALVTAVIGLVILPWNLYNSPAVINYFLGGLGALLGPLFGIVMADYWLVRRARIDVPALFSEAPDAAYHYRGGVNMRAVAALVPTAAIALVMAFVPAFEVISEFSWFIGAGLGAVVYLVVADRRGPFAEVSGEPISVASTH is encoded by the coding sequence ATGAGCACTGAGCAGCACACAGTTCCCGTCGGTGAGGATGTCTCCGGTACCACCGGCGTCGTCCCGGATGGGCTGAGTCCGAAGCTCTACAACGACGACCTCGCGCCCACGAGCCGTGTCGGTCGACGCTGGAGCAGCTACAACATCTTCACGTTGTGGGCCAACGACGTCCACAGCCTGGGCAATTACGCCTTCGCCATCGGACTCTTCGCGCTCGGACTCGGCGGCTGGCAGATCCTGACCGCGCTGGTGCTGGGCGGCGTCTTCCTCTTCCTGCTGCTGAACCTCTCCGGGTTCATGGGGGAGAAGACCGGTGTGCCGTTCCCGGTGATGAGCCGCATCTCGTTCGGCATCCGTGGCGCGCAGATCCCCGCCCTCATCCGTGGCGGAGTGGCCATCGCGTGGTTCGGCATCCAGACCTACCTCGCCTCCGTCGTCCTGCGGATCATGCTGGTGGCCCTGTTCCCCGGCGCGGCCGATCTGGACACCAACCGCTTCCTCGGGCTGTCGACCCTGGGCTGGATCGCCTTCGTGTCCCTGTGGGTGATCCAGGTGATCATCGTCAGCTACGGCATGGAGATGATCCGCCGCTACGAGGCGTTCGCCGGTCCGGTCATCCTGATCACGATGGTGTCCCTCGCCATCTGGATGCTCAGCAACGCCGACTGGACCATCGCGTGGTCGACGCCCGATTCGTTGACCGGCGTGGACATGTGGCTCCAGATCATCGGTGGCGCCAGCCTCTGGGTCGCGATCTACGGCACCTTCGTCCTCAACTTCTGCGACTTCACCCGAAACGCCGAATCGCGAAAAGCCATCGTGGGCGGCAACTTCTGGGGCATCCCGCTCAACATGCTGCTCTTCGGCGGCATCGTGGTCGTCCTCGCCGGCGCGCAGTTCCGGATCAACGGCACGGTCATCGAATCGCCGGCGGACATCGTCCAGACGGTACCCAACACCTTCCTGCTGGTGCTGGCCTGCCTCGCGCTGCTCATTCTCACCGTCGCGGTGAACCTCATGGCCAACTTCGTCGCGCCGATCTATGCGCTGTCGAACCTCTTTCCGCGGCATCTCGACTTCCGGCGCGCAGCGCTCGTCACCGCGGTCATCGGGCTGGTGATCCTGCCGTGGAACCTCTACAACTCTCCCGCGGTGATCAACTACTTCCTGGGCGGGCTCGGTGCGCTTCTCGGACCGCTGTTCGGCATCGTGATGGCCGACTACTGGCTCGTCCGGCGTGCTCGGATCGACGTACCCGCGCTGTTCAGCGAGGCTCCCGACGCCGCCTACCACTACCGCGGCGGGGTGAACATGCGGGCCGTCGCCGCGCTGGTCCCGACCGCCGCCATCGCCCTGGTGATGGCGTTCGTCCCGGCCTTCGAAGTGATCTCGGAATTCTCCTGGTTCATCGGCGCCGGGCTCGGGGCGGTGGTCTACCTGGTGGTCGCCGACCGTCGCGGGCCGTTCGCCGAGGTCTCGGGCGAGCCGATCTCCGTCGCCAGCACCCACTGA
- a CDS encoding aspartate/glutamate racemase family protein, producing the protein MRILVANVNTTESMTEAIADSARSVASPGTEIVGITPRFGADSCEGNFESYLAAIAVMDAILAYPEPYDAVIQAGYGEHGREGLQELLEVPVVDITEAAASTAMYLGHRFSVVTTLDRTVPLIEDRLKLAGLDQRCASVRASGLGVLELESDPERAVKAIVEQSTRAVADDHAEVICLGCGGMAELEEQVREATGVPIVDGVRSAVTIAEGLVRMGLSTSKVRTYAPPREKKITGWPLNG; encoded by the coding sequence ATGCGCATCCTCGTCGCCAACGTGAACACCACCGAGTCGATGACCGAGGCCATTGCCGATTCGGCTCGATCGGTGGCCTCACCGGGCACCGAGATCGTCGGCATCACACCGCGATTCGGCGCGGACTCGTGCGAGGGCAACTTCGAGTCCTACCTCGCCGCCATCGCGGTGATGGACGCGATCCTCGCCTACCCGGAGCCGTACGACGCGGTGATCCAGGCCGGGTACGGCGAGCACGGACGCGAGGGACTGCAGGAACTTCTGGAGGTCCCCGTCGTCGACATCACCGAGGCCGCGGCGTCGACGGCGATGTATCTGGGACACCGCTTCTCGGTCGTGACGACGCTGGATCGGACCGTCCCGCTCATCGAGGACCGGCTCAAGCTCGCCGGCCTCGATCAGCGCTGCGCATCGGTTCGGGCCTCGGGACTCGGTGTGCTGGAACTGGAGTCGGACCCGGAGCGTGCGGTCAAGGCGATCGTCGAACAGTCGACGCGCGCCGTGGCCGACGATCACGCCGAGGTGATCTGCCTCGGCTGCGGCGGGATGGCCGAGCTCGAGGAGCAGGTCCGCGAAGCGACCGGCGTCCCGATCGTCGACGGCGTGCGTTCAGCCGTCACGATCGCCGAAGGTCTTGTCCGGATGGGACTCTCGACGTCGAAGGTGCGGACCTACGCCCCGCCGCGAGAGAAGAAGATCACCGGCTGGCCGTTGAACGGTTAG
- a CDS encoding TIGR03086 family metal-binding protein, with protein sequence MPTDTTQARSISAAADHMLALTATVADSWDDPAAWDGMTQAGGVELPAEIMGLVALSELVLHGWDITRAMGIPFDISDDILQVVFDLHYPPQPQDEREGMFGPVVEVPDDAPIVDRLAGLTGRDPQWSQVTPEN encoded by the coding sequence ATGCCCACCGACACCACGCAGGCACGATCGATATCGGCGGCCGCCGATCACATGCTCGCCCTGACCGCCACGGTCGCCGACTCCTGGGATGACCCCGCCGCCTGGGACGGCATGACCCAGGCGGGCGGTGTCGAACTGCCGGCCGAGATCATGGGACTCGTGGCGCTGTCAGAGCTCGTGCTGCACGGCTGGGACATCACACGTGCGATGGGCATCCCGTTCGACATCTCCGACGACATCCTCCAGGTCGTCTTCGACCTCCACTACCCACCCCAACCACAGGACGAGCGCGAGGGAATGTTCGGGCCGGTGGTCGAGGTGCCCGACGACGCGCCCATCGTCGACCGGCTCGCCGGCCTGACCGGCCGGGATCCGCAATGGTCGCAGGTAACCCCGGAGAACTAA
- a CDS encoding alpha/beta fold hydrolase: MTSPIREYTTISHPTPNTRVWHEIQGDGQPLVLLHGAFSGASSWGGQVPALVDAGWKVFCPERHGHGHSQDVTDEFHYADMAEETIAYLDEVVGGPAEIVGWSDGAVVGVLVALRRPDLVRHLVLIGQYYNSSGRAVGGILDALDSADDELMEFFAADYASESPDGQEHFQVVFDKTMAMINSEPEIDLGDLAAITAPTLVMQGDRDEVTLEHSRDVVAAIPGARLAVIPGTHLIPIEAPQAVNAILVQFLGAE; encoded by the coding sequence GTGACCTCTCCGATCCGCGAGTACACGACCATCAGTCATCCGACGCCGAATACCCGTGTCTGGCACGAGATCCAGGGCGACGGGCAACCGCTCGTGCTGCTCCACGGCGCCTTCTCGGGTGCGTCGTCGTGGGGCGGGCAGGTGCCGGCCCTTGTGGACGCGGGGTGGAAGGTGTTCTGTCCGGAGCGTCACGGTCACGGACACAGCCAGGACGTGACCGACGAGTTCCACTACGCGGACATGGCCGAGGAGACGATCGCCTACCTCGACGAAGTGGTCGGTGGTCCGGCCGAGATCGTCGGGTGGAGCGATGGCGCGGTGGTGGGCGTGCTGGTCGCGCTGCGGCGGCCCGACCTGGTCCGGCATCTGGTCCTGATCGGCCAGTACTACAACAGTTCGGGCCGGGCGGTCGGCGGCATCCTCGACGCGCTCGATTCCGCCGACGACGAGCTGATGGAGTTCTTCGCTGCCGACTACGCGTCCGAATCCCCGGACGGGCAAGAGCATTTCCAGGTCGTCTTCGACAAGACGATGGCGATGATCAACTCCGAACCCGAGATCGATCTCGGTGATCTGGCCGCGATCACCGCACCGACGCTGGTCATGCAGGGTGACCGCGACGAGGTGACGCTCGAGCACAGCCGCGACGTCGTCGCCGCCATTCCGGGTGCACGGCTGGCCGTGATCCCCGGGACGCACCTCATCCCGATCGAGGCGCCGCAGGCGGTGAACGCGATCCTCGTCCAGTTTCTCGGCGCGGAGTGA
- a CDS encoding STAS domain-containing protein, with amino-acid sequence MRADGFEPVVVDDDDDASPAGRALAVVSTQRDHLIVLTVHGSIDLLTVPQLGAAVLEAVSELPRGLIVDLTATDFLASSGIAALLVAHAAVTPAGRFGIVGGHPAITRPLRLTGLDDTLDLYPSLADAFSAMVLD; translated from the coding sequence ATGAGAGCAGATGGCTTCGAACCGGTGGTCGTCGACGATGATGATGACGCGTCCCCGGCGGGTCGAGCTCTCGCAGTGGTTTCGACGCAGCGCGATCACCTCATCGTCCTGACCGTGCACGGCAGCATCGACCTGCTCACCGTCCCGCAGTTGGGTGCGGCCGTTCTGGAAGCAGTGAGCGAGCTACCCCGAGGGCTGATCGTCGACCTCACGGCCACCGACTTCCTCGCGTCGTCCGGCATCGCCGCGCTACTCGTCGCTCACGCGGCCGTCACCCCGGCCGGCCGATTCGGCATCGTCGGCGGGCATCCCGCCATCACTCGGCCCCTGCGGCTGACGGGCCTGGATGACACTCTCGACCTCTACCCCTCCCTGGCCGACGCGTTCTCGGCGATGGTCCTGGACTGA
- a CDS encoding DUF1697 domain-containing protein: MRTHVAFLGGVNLGARNRISMSDLRGVAESMGLTDVVTYIQSGNLVFTSCAVDVTELAGGLENRIGERLDVPPRRRRAGARAR, from the coding sequence GTGCGTACCCATGTCGCGTTTCTCGGCGGAGTCAATCTGGGCGCGCGCAACAGGATTTCGATGTCGGACCTCCGTGGGGTCGCCGAGTCGATGGGACTGACCGATGTGGTCACCTACATTCAGAGCGGCAACCTGGTGTTCACCAGCTGCGCAGTCGACGTCACTGAACTGGCTGGTGGTCTCGAGAATCGGATCGGCGAGCGGCTCGACGTCCCGCCCCGCCGTCGTCGTGCGGGCGCGAGGGCACGGTAG